A genome region from Gouania willdenowi chromosome 9, fGouWil2.1, whole genome shotgun sequence includes the following:
- the LOC114469413 gene encoding opioid growth factor receptor-like has translation MPKPDPPLLKGEGVGVGSAAARPSATDVHLRAAIVNYSTTLDPQDQQTNLFLYSFNYFFILGFFPDRAGLLGWVPGWAEPPGFVPDWEEPPSWVSGWAEPPGFVPTWYATPEDQEDPEDPEDQEDPEDQEDPEDQEDQEDPEDQEDPEAPEDPEEDLPEWTVFYYYEVVPTWYATPEDQEDQEDPEDPEDPEDPEDQEDPEDQEDPEDQEDPEDQEDQEDPEDQEDPEDPEDQEDPEDQEDPEAPEDPEEDLPEWTVVYYYEVTPGWDTPEESVSSASSDSEDEGEYSQESPLGRGVSRQRYVDSSEEPASSDSDSQCEPETKRPRRDDSSDSS, from the exons ATGCCCAAACCAGACCCTCCCCTCCTCAAAGGAGAGGGAGTTGGGGTGGGGAGTGCAGCAGCCCGTCCATCAGCAACCGATGTGCATTTAAGAGCTGCTATTGTAAACTATAGCACCACCCTGGATCCACAAGACCAGCAG ACTAACctatttctttattcattcaattacttttttattttaggtttttttcctGACAGGGCTGGACTTCTAGGTTGGGTCCCAGGCTGGGCAGAACCTCCAGGTTTTGTCCCAGACTGGGAAGAACCTCCGAGTTGGGTCTCGGGCTGGGCAGAACCTCCGGGTTTTGTCCCGACCTGGTACGCAACTCCTGAAGACCAGGAAGACCCAGAAGACCCAGAAGACCAGGAAGACCCAGAAGACCAGGAAGACCCAGAAGACCAGGAAGACCAGGAAGACCCTGAAGACCAGGAAGACCCAGAAGCACCAGAAGACCCTGAGGAGGACCTTCCAGAGTGGACCGTGTTCTACTACTACGAGGTGGTCCCGACCTGGTACGCAACTCCTGAAGACCAGGAAGACCAGGAAGACCCTGAAGACCCGGAAGACCCAGAAGACCCTGAAGACCAGGAAGACCCAGAAGACCAGGAAGACCCAGAAGACCAGGAAGACCCGGAAGACCAGGAAGACCAGGAAGACCCAGAAGACCAGGAAGACCCGGAAGACCCAGAAGACCAGGAAGACCCAGAAGACCAAGAAGACCCAGAAGCACCAGAAGACCCTGAGGAGGACCTTCCAGAGTGGACCGTGGTCTACTACTACGAGGTGACCCCTGGCTGGGACACCCCTGAGGAATCTGTTTCCTCAGCCTCCAGTGACTCAGAGGATGAAGGTGAGTATTCCCAGGAGTCACCACTTGGACGCGGTGTCTCCAGGCAGAGGTACGTAGACAGTTCTGAGGAACCTGCATCGTCTGACTCTGACAGTCAGTGTGAGCCTGAGACGAAGAGGCCGAGACGGGACGACAGCTCTGACTCATCTTAG